In one window of Cryptosporangium minutisporangium DNA:
- a CDS encoding peptidoglycan recognition family protein, with amino-acid sequence MPSRRTVLTAAAGVLAGLPVVGSATASLAAPPAGAGSPIPDTLARRVAVNARGRVDESTFPLTHLAVGWTGAPEGAAVRLRTPSGWSDWRPLHGCDGGRDVGGDTGRRALLTVPGGIGYEVTLPGAGTVTELNTVDGPTRTTAAATGSSLTLSTRRIGRPYLSRAAWGADESLRFTADGTERFPAAYFPVQTVTVHHSAGINDDPDPAATMRAIYYDQTITRNFGDFGYHLAIDEAGRVYEGRWSGSDRVPIYGGPLGPDRRPQMNNAAHVGGFNAGNVGIVLLGDFTSRQPTAAARQSLVYVLAAVVALGGLDPLGTTNYVNPISGATRTVPTIPGHRDWLATLCPGDLFYPQLAGVRQDVADLLG; translated from the coding sequence ATGCCGTCCCGTCGCACCGTTCTGACCGCCGCCGCCGGAGTGCTGGCCGGCTTACCCGTCGTCGGCTCGGCGACCGCCAGCCTGGCCGCACCGCCCGCCGGGGCCGGGAGCCCGATCCCGGACACGCTCGCCCGCCGGGTGGCGGTGAACGCGCGCGGAAGGGTCGACGAGTCGACGTTCCCGCTCACCCACCTCGCCGTGGGCTGGACCGGCGCGCCGGAGGGCGCCGCGGTCCGGCTGCGCACCCCGTCCGGCTGGAGCGACTGGCGGCCGCTGCACGGCTGCGACGGCGGCCGTGACGTCGGCGGGGACACCGGGCGGCGCGCGCTCCTGACCGTGCCCGGCGGCATCGGCTACGAGGTGACGCTGCCCGGCGCCGGAACCGTGACCGAGCTGAACACCGTCGACGGGCCGACCCGGACCACCGCCGCCGCGACCGGCTCGTCGCTCACGCTCTCCACCCGGAGGATCGGCCGGCCGTACCTGAGCCGCGCCGCCTGGGGTGCGGACGAATCGCTCCGGTTCACCGCGGACGGGACCGAGCGGTTCCCGGCCGCCTACTTCCCGGTCCAGACCGTCACCGTGCACCACTCCGCCGGCATCAACGACGACCCCGACCCGGCCGCGACGATGCGGGCCATCTACTACGACCAGACCATCACCCGGAACTTCGGCGACTTCGGGTATCACCTGGCGATCGACGAGGCCGGCCGGGTCTACGAGGGGCGCTGGTCGGGGAGCGACCGGGTGCCGATCTACGGCGGCCCGCTCGGCCCGGACCGCCGGCCGCAGATGAACAACGCGGCACACGTCGGAGGCTTCAACGCCGGAAACGTCGGCATCGTCCTGCTCGGCGACTTCACCAGCAGGCAGCCGACCGCAGCCGCGCGGCAGTCGCTCGTCTACGTGCTGGCGGCCGTCGTGGCGCTCGGCGGCCTCGACCCGCTGGGCACGACGAACTACGTCAACCCGATCAGCGGCGCGACCAGGACGGTGCCGACGATCCCGGGGCACCGCGACTGGCTCGCCACCCTCTGCCCTGGTGACCTGTTCTACCCGCAGCTGGCCGGCGTGCGGCAGGACGTGGCCGACCTACTGGGCTGA